One genomic region from Haloterrigena gelatinilytica encodes:
- a CDS encoding ABC transporter substrate-binding protein: MRTRSVWVLDDEDDPIVDSIAAGLGRTPARILAYLLLRAERETDPTTNVHLQIGTGTNRTTISEAMARLESRDLVERTTVSAAASGGRPRTAWRPIADVEQTIEATYESHARALLELAESVRGGAATEPRAEAAAPSHSPIEFALNWRPNALHVPIYAAAEWYDAFGVDVRIDHRDGSRRALERVRSGEADLAVVGAATVVRARAAGEPIVPVALCYQRAMTVLYTVRETFGEPLRSVDQLEGRRVGMPPNAETRLLGRLFLSQIAVDEDVTVVDTNGEERDALRRGEADVVTGSIADPRELEREGATVDVLPITDHFPIYGPTIVVRERTLDERTREIANVLAGTTGGWAAARRDPGPAAERIAAESDDPPERIRRTFARAASDFGTGDVVRDRGWGWHRAEMWDRLRTALAQGSLLGDGA, encoded by the coding sequence ATGCGAACGCGTTCCGTCTGGGTACTCGACGACGAGGACGATCCGATCGTCGACAGCATCGCAGCCGGGCTCGGGCGAACGCCGGCCCGAATCCTCGCGTATCTGCTCTTGCGGGCCGAACGCGAGACCGATCCGACCACGAACGTTCACCTGCAGATCGGCACCGGGACGAACCGAACGACGATCAGCGAGGCGATGGCGCGACTCGAGTCCCGCGACCTGGTCGAACGGACGACCGTCAGCGCGGCCGCGTCCGGCGGTCGACCGCGGACCGCGTGGCGACCGATCGCTGACGTCGAGCAGACGATCGAAGCGACCTACGAGAGTCACGCCCGGGCGCTGCTCGAACTCGCCGAGAGCGTCCGCGGCGGCGCGGCGACGGAACCGCGGGCCGAGGCGGCGGCGCCGTCGCACTCGCCGATCGAGTTCGCGCTGAACTGGCGGCCGAACGCCCTCCACGTCCCGATCTACGCGGCGGCCGAGTGGTACGACGCGTTCGGGGTCGACGTCCGGATCGATCACCGCGACGGCTCCCGGCGAGCGCTCGAGCGGGTGCGTTCGGGCGAGGCCGACCTCGCCGTCGTCGGCGCCGCGACGGTCGTCCGCGCCCGCGCGGCCGGCGAGCCGATCGTTCCGGTCGCGCTCTGCTACCAGCGGGCGATGACCGTCCTCTACACCGTCCGCGAGACGTTCGGCGAGCCGCTGCGGAGCGTCGACCAGCTCGAGGGCCGACGGGTCGGCATGCCGCCGAACGCCGAGACGCGCCTGCTCGGACGACTCTTCCTCTCGCAGATCGCGGTCGACGAGGACGTCACCGTCGTCGATACGAACGGCGAGGAGCGCGACGCCCTCCGTCGGGGCGAGGCCGACGTCGTGACCGGCTCGATCGCCGATCCGCGAGAGCTCGAGCGAGAGGGAGCGACCGTCGACGTGCTCCCGATCACCGATCACTTCCCGATCTACGGGCCGACGATCGTCGTCCGCGAGCGGACGCTCGACGAGCGGACGCGGGAGATCGCGAACGTCCTCGCGGGGACGACCGGCGGCTGGGCCGCGGCGCGTCGCGATCCCGGCCCGGCGGCCGAGCGGATCGCGGCGGAGAGCGACGATCCGCCGGAGCGAATCCGGCGAACGTTCGCTCGCGCGGCGTCCGACTTCGGCACCGGCGACGTCGTCCGCGACCGCGGCTGGGGCTGGCACCGAGCCGAGATGTGGGACCGCCTCCGAACGGCCTTAGCGCAGGGTTCGCTGCTCGGTGATGGCGCGTGA
- a CDS encoding ABC transporter ATP-binding protein, with amino-acid sequence MIDLADVTVRFDDVTAIEDVDLRIDDGEFVTVVGPSGCGKTTLLRTIGGLQEPTTGRVRIDGKPPAAAQAGADLGFVFQRHTLFQWKTALENVTFLRRLAGGEPNEADARALLETMGLEGFADARPGELSGGMRQRVAIARALHLGADVLLMDEPFGELDEITRDELGVEIRDVWRRERKTVVFVTHSVPEAVFLADRCLVVCGRPGRIEAAYEIDLPEPRDADVFGSRAFQEQVATVRRTLHEAHDRDRDRERDRGRDR; translated from the coding sequence GTGATCGACCTCGCAGACGTCACGGTTCGATTCGACGACGTCACCGCGATCGAAGACGTCGACCTCCGGATCGACGACGGCGAGTTCGTCACGGTCGTCGGCCCGTCGGGCTGCGGGAAGACGACGCTGCTGCGGACGATCGGCGGCCTCCAGGAGCCGACGACCGGCCGCGTGCGCATCGACGGGAAGCCGCCCGCGGCCGCACAGGCCGGTGCCGACCTCGGCTTCGTCTTCCAGCGCCACACCCTCTTCCAGTGGAAAACGGCGCTCGAGAACGTCACCTTTCTCCGGCGACTGGCCGGCGGGGAGCCGAACGAGGCCGATGCGCGTGCGTTGCTCGAGACGATGGGACTCGAGGGGTTCGCGGACGCGCGGCCGGGTGAACTCTCCGGCGGCATGCGACAGCGGGTCGCGATCGCTCGCGCGCTCCATCTCGGCGCGGACGTGCTCCTGATGGACGAGCCGTTCGGCGAACTCGACGAGATCACGCGCGACGAGCTCGGCGTCGAGATCCGGGACGTCTGGCGCCGCGAGCGGAAGACGGTCGTCTTCGTCACCCACAGCGTCCCCGAGGCGGTGTTCCTCGCGGATCGCTGTCTCGTCGTCTGCGGGCGACCGGGCCGGATCGAGGCCGCCTACGAGATCGACCTGCCCGAACCGCGGGACGCGGACGTCTTCGGTTCGCGAGCGTTTCAGGAACAGGTGGCGACCGTCCGACGGACGCTCCACGAGGCCCACGACCGAGACCGAGACCGGGAGCGGGATCGGGGGCGAGACCGATGA
- a CDS encoding ABC transporter permease, whose product MTTRIRTLAGDVFFPTAALAVAALCWWAVTVVGDVPAFVLPAPGAVVARLVGNPTLYVHNAWYTLEKVLYGGSVGIAAGFLLAVLVAYLPWFRTAVYPYLVTVRVLPKIAVAPLLLIYLGTGTETAVVFVALITFFPLVLSTAAGLERAPSAHRDLLRSVDAGPLERIVYVDLPYALPDVFAGLKQSVTLAVVGAVVAEWVIADRGLGFLILMGSENVRPDVMLAALAVLLALGLALYGTVVLVQRGVKR is encoded by the coding sequence ATGACGACGCGAATACGGACGCTCGCGGGCGACGTCTTCTTCCCGACCGCCGCGCTGGCCGTCGCCGCGCTGTGCTGGTGGGCGGTGACGGTCGTCGGCGACGTGCCGGCGTTCGTCCTGCCCGCGCCCGGCGCCGTCGTCGCCCGACTGGTCGGGAACCCGACGCTGTACGTCCACAACGCGTGGTACACCCTCGAGAAAGTCCTCTACGGCGGCAGCGTCGGGATCGCCGCCGGCTTCCTGCTGGCGGTACTGGTCGCCTACCTCCCCTGGTTCCGGACCGCCGTCTACCCCTATCTGGTGACCGTCAGGGTCCTGCCGAAGATCGCCGTCGCGCCGCTGCTGTTGATCTACCTCGGGACGGGGACGGAGACCGCCGTCGTCTTCGTCGCGCTCATCACCTTCTTCCCGCTCGTGCTGAGCACCGCCGCCGGCCTCGAGCGCGCGCCGTCGGCCCACCGGGACCTGCTGCGATCGGTCGACGCCGGCCCGCTCGAGCGGATCGTCTACGTCGACCTCCCCTACGCGCTGCCGGACGTCTTCGCGGGGCTCAAGCAGTCGGTGACCCTCGCGGTGGTGGGCGCGGTCGTCGCGGAGTGGGTGATCGCGGACCGCGGACTGGGCTTTCTGATCCTGATGGGCTCGGAGAACGTCCGTCCGGACGTGATGCTCGCGGCGCTCGCGGTGTTGCTGGCGCTGGGGCTAGCGCTGTACGGGACGGTCGTGCTCGTTCAGCGCGGTGTGAAGCGGTAG
- a CDS encoding DUF1330 domain-containing protein — MSNRTTSGESILRRTVLKASAVTMSALGLMTTASGREEENQTTEEEPRESAGPKGYFIGLNQVTDTDRFLNEYIPIASETVDEYGGETLVFSVDEVDVLEGEWEYNVTVVLEFPSVEEAQNWFTDETYQEAAEIAEESTEYRDLVVTSEFAE, encoded by the coding sequence ATGAGCAATAGAACTACTTCGGGAGAGAGTATCCTGCGCCGAACGGTACTGAAAGCCAGCGCGGTCACGATGAGCGCACTCGGACTGATGACGACCGCTAGCGGGCGCGAGGAGGAAAACCAGACGACCGAAGAGGAACCGAGAGAATCCGCGGGTCCGAAGGGGTACTTTATCGGTCTTAATCAGGTAACGGACACGGATCGCTTTCTCAATGAATACATACCGATCGCTAGTGAAACGGTGGATGAGTATGGCGGCGAGACACTGGTCTTTTCGGTCGATGAGGTCGACGTACTCGAAGGCGAGTGGGAGTACAACGTAACGGTCGTTCTGGAATTCCCCTCCGTCGAGGAAGCGCAGAACTGGTTTACCGACGAAACCTATCAAGAGGCAGCAGAAATCGCTGAGGAGAGTACTGAATACAGGGATCTAGTCGTCACTTCCGAATTCGCCGAGTGA
- a CDS encoding ABC transporter permease codes for MTDRRTESLADGGTESMPEGDGSRAGAMPDERTDTNRRPVRTPSIGSPRSVRDRVAPVGERVGPPALVLVALLAAWQAAVVVTGLPTLLLPSPTDVATALLETYPTLLGDAVVTGVTAATGLLAGGAVGFALAFAMTYSRTATRTLVPYVVALRIAPLIAVAPLLFLWFGRGIPARALLVATLTVFPMTVAALDGLRETPAAYLDLADSVGASRLETFLFVRVPAAAPSVVAGFKIAATLSVIGAVVAEFVTLRAGLGYRVFDTATYLETAETYAALVVLSALGVGFYLVPVALERLLWSRSERQS; via the coding sequence ATGACCGATCGACGTACGGAGTCACTGGCCGACGGCGGGACCGAGTCGATGCCCGAGGGGGACGGATCGAGAGCGGGAGCGATGCCCGACGAACGGACCGATACGAACCGTCGCCCGGTCCGGACGCCGTCGATCGGAAGCCCGCGATCCGTCCGCGATCGCGTCGCGCCCGTCGGGGAACGCGTCGGGCCGCCGGCGCTCGTCCTCGTCGCGCTGCTCGCCGCGTGGCAGGCGGCCGTCGTCGTCACCGGGCTCCCGACGCTGCTGCTCCCGTCGCCGACCGACGTCGCGACGGCGCTGCTCGAGACGTATCCGACCCTGCTCGGCGATGCGGTCGTGACGGGCGTCACCGCCGCGACGGGACTGCTCGCCGGCGGCGCCGTCGGCTTCGCGCTCGCGTTCGCGATGACCTACTCGCGGACGGCGACGCGGACGCTGGTGCCCTACGTCGTCGCCTTACGGATCGCGCCGCTGATCGCCGTCGCGCCGCTGCTGTTCCTCTGGTTCGGCCGCGGAATCCCGGCGCGGGCGCTGCTCGTCGCGACGCTGACCGTCTTCCCGATGACCGTCGCCGCGCTCGACGGACTGCGGGAGACGCCGGCGGCGTACCTCGACCTCGCCGACTCCGTGGGCGCGTCGCGGCTCGAGACCTTCCTGTTCGTCCGCGTGCCGGCCGCCGCGCCGAGCGTCGTCGCCGGGTTCAAAATTGCGGCCACGCTGTCGGTCATCGGTGCGGTCGTCGCCGAGTTCGTCACGCTCCGGGCCGGACTGGGATACCGGGTGTTCGACACGGCGACGTACCTCGAGACGGCCGAGACCTACGCCGCGCTGGTCGTCCTCTCGGCGCTGGGCGTCGGGTTCTATCTGGTGCCGGTGGCGCTCGAGCGGCTGCTATGGTCGCGTTCCGAACGACAGTCGTGA
- a CDS encoding ABC transporter substrate-binding protein, producing the protein MTNTCCDRRRFLAVTGGVTATVAGCLGGPGGSDSGETADGEPAVTDVSLLLNWRISGLHAPYVAARENGFYADEGFESVAIESGDGSDFAANQAGLGNVEFAITSADQLLNVNSRGLSPRCVAVVMQRNPNVVFATRDGLGELTDPEQLEGATVGSGPGMVRQMTEAYLEHHGVLESVEYVDAGFDTVQQLLAGDLDAAGGVFGDVVDAEHQGATVDVLSIDETIRSYGHLLATDADFAAENEATVRSFLRATARGAVWASTNPTDAIALLVDAQPELEEVRENQADKWDRMHAEYMFSETVRERGWGYSESGPWTETYETLAAADVFEDDVDPETVWTNDYLDDESEHIADYAARVES; encoded by the coding sequence ATGACAAACACGTGCTGCGATCGCCGCCGGTTCCTCGCCGTTACGGGAGGCGTGACTGCGACCGTCGCAGGTTGTCTCGGCGGTCCGGGTGGGAGCGACTCGGGCGAAACCGCCGACGGCGAGCCCGCCGTCACCGACGTCTCGCTGCTGCTCAACTGGCGGATCAGCGGGCTGCACGCGCCCTACGTCGCGGCCCGTGAGAACGGATTTTACGCGGACGAGGGGTTCGAGAGCGTCGCGATCGAGAGCGGGGACGGCTCGGACTTCGCCGCGAACCAGGCCGGACTGGGGAACGTCGAGTTCGCGATCACGAGCGCCGATCAACTGCTGAACGTCAACAGCCGCGGGCTCTCGCCGCGCTGCGTCGCGGTCGTCATGCAGCGCAACCCGAACGTGGTCTTCGCGACCCGCGACGGACTCGGCGAGCTAACCGACCCCGAGCAACTCGAGGGCGCGACCGTCGGCAGCGGTCCCGGCATGGTCCGCCAGATGACCGAGGCGTACCTCGAGCACCACGGCGTCCTCGAGAGCGTCGAGTACGTCGACGCCGGCTTCGACACCGTCCAGCAGTTGCTCGCGGGCGACCTCGACGCCGCCGGCGGCGTCTTCGGCGACGTCGTCGACGCCGAGCACCAGGGCGCGACCGTCGACGTGCTCTCGATCGACGAGACGATCCGCTCGTACGGTCACCTTCTGGCGACCGACGCGGACTTCGCCGCCGAAAACGAGGCGACCGTCCGCTCGTTTCTCCGCGCGACCGCGAGAGGCGCCGTCTGGGCGAGCACCAACCCCACTGACGCGATCGCCCTCCTCGTCGACGCCCAGCCCGAACTCGAGGAGGTCCGCGAGAACCAGGCCGACAAGTGGGACCGGATGCACGCCGAGTACATGTTCTCGGAGACCGTCCGCGAGCGCGGCTGGGGGTACAGCGAATCGGGACCGTGGACGGAGACCTACGAGACGCTCGCGGCGGCCGACGTCTTCGAGGACGACGTCGATCCCGAAACGGTGTGGACGAACGACTACCTCGACGATGAGTCCGAACACATCGCCGACTACGCGGCACGAGTCGAGTCGTAA
- a CDS encoding class I SAM-dependent methyltransferase, with translation MASRYNFGVYHWRRRVRSIAVALVAAVIGVAVRRRTNDARARLAATGATIGAAVYAVRVLRRLLSPPPWALERAKYDALAARLPLADADRVLDVGCGTGRSLVGLAPSVSPDADVIGFDVFDDRIILGNGPALARRNGSRAGLAVSPVAGDAAALPFADGSIDVVTACRVLHDLEATAADRTLREIRRVCEPDGTLGILELPLTPDGVSRRPEPYWTDRVTAAGFRIESLERLERDTGDPYLVLVATPRIGNDG, from the coding sequence ATGGCCTCGCGATACAACTTCGGCGTCTATCACTGGCGACGACGGGTCCGTTCGATAGCCGTCGCGCTCGTCGCCGCCGTCATCGGCGTCGCCGTTCGACGGCGGACGAACGACGCTCGAGCTCGGCTGGCCGCGACCGGGGCGACGATCGGTGCGGCCGTTTACGCCGTTCGCGTGCTGCGACGCCTCCTGTCGCCGCCACCGTGGGCGCTCGAGCGAGCCAAGTACGACGCGCTGGCGGCCCGCCTCCCGCTCGCCGACGCCGATCGGGTGCTCGACGTCGGCTGTGGCACCGGCCGGTCGCTCGTGGGTCTCGCACCGTCCGTCTCGCCCGACGCGGACGTGATCGGGTTCGACGTCTTCGACGATCGGATCATCCTCGGGAACGGCCCCGCGCTCGCCCGCCGGAACGGATCCCGCGCCGGCCTCGCGGTGTCGCCGGTCGCCGGCGACGCGGCGGCGCTGCCGTTCGCCGACGGCTCGATCGACGTCGTCACCGCTTGCCGCGTCCTCCACGATCTCGAGGCGACGGCCGCGGATCGAACGCTGCGCGAGATCCGCCGCGTGTGCGAACCCGACGGAACGCTCGGGATTCTCGAGTTGCCGCTGACTCCCGACGGCGTTTCCCGTCGCCCCGAGCCCTACTGGACGGACCGCGTCACCGCGGCGGGCTTCCGAATCGAGTCGCTCGAGCGACTCGAACGCGATACCGGGGATCCCTATCTCGTGCTCGTCGCGACGCCGCGAATCGGGAACGACGGGTAG
- a CDS encoding aldehyde ferredoxin oxidoreductase family protein, translating to MTDIGGFQDHVARIDLSEGSVDYEPIDDEDARKYIGARGLGVKYVFEQGPDVDPLGPDNLLAFMNGPLSGTQTTMSGRIAVCTKSPLTGTVTDSHHGGWSGARLKWAGFDGLLVEGEADEPVYAYIEDGEVELRDASHLWGEGFHDTRDAIEEEVDGAYGKNLSIMGIGPGGENGVKYACIMNEDDRASGRGGTGCVMGSKNLKAIVVKSGTKMPKPADKETFMEGHQQAMQAIQESEVTAPNEGGLSMYGTNVLMNIGEEMDGLPTKNGRYTSTESMRDAEGVDIDAERVSGENVRENILVDEPTCHSCPVACKKEVEVTAMHKGEEMNVRTESYEYESAYALGPNSGHTERDDIALMIDRCNDMGVDTIDTGNMLAMAMEMTEEGKLEDEGGLDWGDSETMIEMIERIARREDDLADLLAEGPKRVADRKDAHENSLAVKGQTIAAYDPRCMKGMGIGYATSNRGACHLRGYTPAAEILGIPEKVDPYEYEGKGELTAQFQDLHAISDSFDICKFNAFAEGIEEYVTQYNGMTGRDVTEDELLEAGERIYNLERYYNNLVGFDGSDDSLPERFLEDGIPGQGASEGEYCELEEMKEEYYDHRGWVDGVVPDEKLDDLGIDIGPGTGVSAGDSAAPADD from the coding sequence ATGACTGACATCGGTGGATTTCAGGATCACGTCGCCCGCATCGATCTATCGGAGGGATCGGTCGACTACGAGCCGATCGACGACGAGGACGCGCGGAAGTATATCGGGGCGCGCGGCCTCGGCGTGAAGTACGTCTTCGAACAGGGTCCCGACGTCGATCCGCTCGGGCCGGACAACCTGCTGGCCTTCATGAACGGGCCGCTGTCGGGGACCCAGACGACGATGAGCGGTCGGATCGCCGTCTGCACGAAGTCGCCGCTGACGGGCACCGTTACGGACAGCCATCACGGCGGCTGGTCGGGGGCCCGGCTGAAGTGGGCCGGCTTCGACGGCCTGCTGGTCGAAGGCGAGGCCGACGAGCCGGTCTACGCCTACATCGAAGATGGCGAGGTCGAACTCCGGGACGCCTCCCACCTCTGGGGCGAAGGGTTCCACGACACGCGCGACGCGATCGAGGAGGAGGTCGACGGCGCCTACGGCAAGAACCTCTCGATCATGGGGATCGGCCCCGGCGGCGAGAACGGCGTCAAGTACGCCTGCATCATGAACGAGGACGACCGGGCCTCCGGCCGCGGCGGCACCGGCTGCGTCATGGGGTCGAAGAACCTCAAGGCGATCGTCGTCAAGTCCGGGACGAAGATGCCCAAACCGGCGGACAAGGAGACGTTCATGGAGGGCCACCAGCAGGCCATGCAGGCCATCCAGGAGTCGGAGGTCACCGCGCCCAACGAGGGCGGCCTCTCGATGTACGGGACCAACGTCCTGATGAACATCGGCGAGGAGATGGACGGGCTCCCGACGAAGAACGGCCGGTACACCTCGACCGAGAGCATGCGCGACGCGGAGGGCGTCGACATCGACGCCGAGCGCGTCTCCGGCGAGAACGTCCGCGAGAACATCCTCGTCGACGAGCCGACCTGTCACTCCTGTCCGGTCGCCTGCAAGAAGGAAGTCGAGGTCACGGCGATGCACAAGGGCGAGGAGATGAACGTCCGCACCGAGTCCTACGAGTACGAGTCGGCCTACGCGCTCGGCCCGAACTCCGGGCACACCGAGCGCGACGACATCGCCCTCATGATCGACCGGTGTAACGACATGGGCGTCGACACCATCGACACCGGGAACATGCTCGCGATGGCCATGGAGATGACCGAGGAGGGCAAACTCGAGGACGAAGGCGGGCTCGACTGGGGCGACTCCGAGACGATGATCGAGATGATCGAGCGCATCGCCCGCCGCGAGGACGACCTCGCGGACCTGCTGGCCGAGGGCCCGAAGCGCGTCGCCGACCGCAAGGACGCCCACGAGAACTCGCTCGCGGTCAAGGGCCAGACCATCGCCGCCTACGACCCCCGCTGCATGAAGGGGATGGGCATCGGCTACGCCACCTCGAACCGCGGGGCCTGCCACCTGCGCGGGTACACGCCGGCCGCCGAAATCCTCGGGATCCCCGAGAAGGTCGACCCCTACGAGTACGAGGGTAAGGGCGAACTCACCGCCCAGTTCCAGGACCTGCACGCCATCTCGGACAGCTTCGACATCTGCAAGTTCAACGCCTTCGCCGAGGGCATCGAGGAGTACGTCACTCAATACAACGGGATGACCGGCCGCGACGTCACCGAGGACGAACTGCTCGAGGCCGGGGAACGGATCTACAACTTAGAGCGGTACTACAACAACCTCGTCGGCTTCGACGGCAGCGACGACTCGCTGCCCGAGCGCTTCCTCGAGGACGGCATCCCCGGCCAGGGCGCCTCGGAGGGCGAGTACTGCGAACTCGAGGAGATGAAAGAAGAGTACTACGACCACCGCGGCTGGGTCGACGGCGTCGTCCCCGACGAGAAACTCGACGACCTCGGCATCGACATCGGCCCCGGAACGGGCGTCTCCGCGGGCGACTCGGCGGCCCCGGCCGACGACTGA
- a CDS encoding DUF1328 family protein has translation MFHLVTSVPLQAGGGFLYWAVIFFVLAIVAAAVGARGVAGISMEVARIFVLIFIILAIVSLLL, from the coding sequence ATGTTCCACCTCGTAACGTCGGTACCGCTGCAGGCTGGCGGCGGGTTCCTGTACTGGGCAGTGATCTTCTTCGTCCTGGCGATCGTCGCGGCCGCCGTCGGCGCTCGCGGCGTCGCGGGGATCTCCATGGAGGTCGCGCGGATCTTCGTGCTGATATTCATCATCCTCGCGATCGTCTCCTTGCTCCTGTAG
- a CDS encoding bacterio-opsin activator domain-containing protein, whose protein sequence is MENADAAEDEGRATPAATALEAVVDPVVAVVDETITYANDAARTALDLPSTEGGRGAGEWDAASALESWPRLEAAVDETTVGTVRRVPLEDEPYDARVHRDADVATITFDRGREDAATGESEGETDGAALGERDRTVKDRAINEAPVGITISDPDREDNPLVYVNDAYQEITGYGYDEVVGRNCRFLQGEDSQEVAIAEMAAAIDEERPITVELKNYRKDGTEFWNEVTIAPVRDADGTVTNYVGFQNDVTARKEAELALERRTEELDDLLERVEGLIQDVTDVVASSTNRSELEAAVCERIVAEAGYDGAWIGERNPATGSIDVRASAGACDDPDGPPIDVDHPAAAALEERAATTDAHEERTRAAFPLSYNGIEYGVLTVRTDRDREIDERERVILSALARAVASGVNARETSRVLETDAVVAVELALTDRSVAPVALTAAADCRLEYRHSVHRTDDETASLCTVTGPEATASDLVAAADAADLDCRVVLEREGECLVELAGGDDLVGWLSERGVRLQSIESEDGRARVTLEIPRSANVRSIVEALEDRYRGTDVISFRQREREGETRQEFAARLERDLTERQFAALQRAYLSGYFEWPRPTTGEDLAQSMGVSRPTFHEHLRTAEAKLCRAFFGDTESSG, encoded by the coding sequence ATGGAGAACGCCGATGCGGCGGAGGACGAGGGCCGGGCCACGCCCGCGGCCACCGCACTCGAGGCCGTCGTCGACCCCGTCGTCGCCGTCGTCGACGAGACGATCACGTACGCGAACGACGCGGCGCGGACGGCGCTCGACTTGCCGTCGACCGAGGGCGGACGCGGGGCCGGCGAGTGGGACGCGGCGAGCGCGCTCGAGTCGTGGCCGCGACTCGAGGCGGCCGTCGACGAGACGACCGTCGGGACGGTCCGCCGGGTCCCGCTCGAGGACGAGCCGTACGACGCGCGCGTCCACCGGGACGCCGATGTGGCCACGATCACGTTCGACCGCGGGCGGGAGGACGCCGCAACCGGCGAGTCGGAGGGGGAGACCGACGGGGCGGCGCTGGGCGAGCGCGACCGGACCGTCAAGGACCGCGCGATCAACGAGGCGCCGGTGGGGATCACCATCTCCGACCCGGACCGCGAGGACAACCCGCTCGTCTACGTCAACGACGCCTACCAGGAGATCACCGGCTACGGCTACGACGAGGTCGTCGGCCGGAACTGCCGGTTTCTGCAGGGCGAGGACTCCCAGGAAGTGGCCATCGCCGAGATGGCCGCGGCCATCGACGAGGAGCGGCCGATCACCGTCGAACTGAAGAACTACCGCAAGGACGGCACCGAGTTCTGGAACGAAGTGACGATCGCTCCCGTCCGCGACGCGGACGGGACGGTCACCAACTACGTCGGCTTCCAGAACGACGTCACGGCGCGCAAGGAGGCCGAACTCGCCCTCGAGCGCCGCACCGAGGAGCTCGACGACCTCCTGGAGCGCGTGGAGGGGCTGATCCAGGACGTCACGGACGTCGTCGCGAGCTCGACGAACCGTTCGGAACTCGAGGCCGCGGTCTGCGAGCGGATCGTCGCGGAGGCGGGCTACGACGGCGCGTGGATCGGCGAGCGCAACCCCGCGACGGGGTCGATCGACGTCCGAGCGAGCGCCGGCGCGTGCGACGATCCGGACGGCCCGCCGATCGACGTCGACCACCCCGCCGCCGCGGCGCTGGAGGAGCGCGCCGCCACGACCGACGCGCACGAGGAACGGACTCGCGCCGCGTTCCCCCTGTCGTACAACGGGATCGAGTACGGCGTGCTCACCGTCCGCACCGACCGCGACCGCGAGATCGACGAGCGCGAGCGGGTGATCCTCTCGGCGCTGGCCCGAGCGGTCGCCAGCGGCGTCAACGCCCGCGAGACCAGCCGCGTGCTCGAGACCGACGCCGTCGTCGCCGTCGAACTCGCGCTGACCGATCGCTCGGTCGCGCCCGTCGCGCTCACCGCGGCGGCCGACTGCCGACTCGAGTACCGCCACTCGGTCCACCGGACCGACGACGAGACCGCGTCGCTGTGTACCGTTACTGGCCCCGAGGCCACCGCGTCAGACCTCGTCGCGGCGGCCGACGCCGCCGACTTGGACTGCCGGGTCGTCCTCGAGCGCGAGGGGGAGTGTCTGGTCGAACTCGCCGGCGGCGACGACCTCGTCGGCTGGCTCTCCGAGCGGGGCGTTCGCCTCCAGTCGATCGAGAGCGAGGACGGCCGGGCCCGCGTCACCCTCGAGATCCCGCGCTCGGCCAACGTCCGGTCGATCGTGGAGGCCCTCGAGGACCGCTACCGCGGCACCGACGTCATCTCGTTCCGGCAGCGCGAACGCGAGGGCGAGACCCGCCAGGAGTTCGCGGCCCGCCTCGAGCGGGACCTGACCGAGCGCCAGTTCGCCGCGCTGCAGCGGGCGTACCTGAGCGGCTACTTCGAGTGGCCCCGCCCGACGACGGGCGAGGATCTCGCCCAGTCGATGGGCGTCTCCCGGCCGACGTTCCACGAACACCTCCGAACGGCCGAAGCGAAGCTGTGTCGGGCGTTCTTCGGAGACACTGAGTCTTCGGGCTGA
- a CDS encoding HVO_0649 family zinc finger protein, with amino-acid sequence MSTYRSPFEQLKAKFEKSDPKCPSCGYVDTDGSWRVQTTGSRVTYQFVCPTCDAIETREMRLD; translated from the coding sequence ATGTCTACCTATCGATCACCCTTCGAACAACTCAAGGCGAAATTCGAGAAATCGGACCCCAAATGTCCGTCGTGTGGCTACGTCGATACCGACGGGAGCTGGCGCGTACAGACGACCGGGAGCCGCGTCACTTACCAGTTCGTCTGTCCGACCTGCGACGCCATCGAAACCCGTGAGATGCGGCTCGACTAA